From a single Verrucomicrobiota bacterium genomic region:
- a CDS encoding 3-isopropylmalate dehydratase yields MSEHIIKGKIFVCANNIDTDQIIPAQYLNLVPTIPDEYEKLGSYAMIGLPDQLYPVRYVKDGESKTEFPIIVAGRNFGCGSSREHAPIALGAAGCKAVIAELYARIFYRNCIATGELYPVDSVDRLCEKVKTGDDGVIDLEKSTLTVNGKDVYSLKGMGEAKDVIDAGGIFNYARKNGMIAPQT; encoded by the coding sequence ATGAGTGAACACATCATCAAAGGCAAAATTTTCGTTTGCGCGAATAATATCGACACCGATCAGATTATCCCCGCCCAATACCTCAACCTCGTTCCGACCATTCCGGACGAATATGAGAAGCTTGGTTCATACGCCATGATCGGATTACCCGACCAGCTTTATCCCGTTCGTTACGTCAAAGACGGTGAAAGCAAAACCGAATTCCCCATTATCGTCGCCGGACGGAATTTCGGGTGCGGTTCATCCCGTGAACACGCCCCGATCGCCCTCGGGGCGGCTGGTTGCAAAGCGGTCATTGCCGAGCTATATGCCCGTATTTTCTACAGGAATTGTATCGCGACCGGGGAACTTTACCCCGTGGACTCGGTCGATCGCCTCTGTGAAAAGGTCAAAACCGGTGACGATGGTGTCATCGACTTAGAAAAAAGCACACTGACGGTCAACGGTAAGGATGTCTATTCCCTCAAAGGAATGGGTGAAGCCAAAGACGTGATTGATGCCGGGGGCATTTTTAATTACGCGCGGAAAAACGGGATGATCGCTCCCCAAACATAA
- a CDS encoding right-handed parallel beta-helix repeat-containing protein, producing the protein MKTVQNEFILPVTQDKDQTLSAALTQARKLRKRFPAKDIRIELCGGRHALDQTLLIDSSLTHERGHLVFSSARGVHASLSGGKIITGWEHAEVNGVKCWVTKMPEVQKGQLSFTQLWVNGKRRERPRLPKKGFYHFTGFDGQNPKAFDWYNGPDRMEFKKGDIGEFHDISSIDLTIYQLWFEMRHRIKSLDPGKSVVHFGGKSTGHLLDEKNEYARYFLDNVFECLSDPGEWYLDRPTGKLYYIPLEGETPEHTEVIAPVIGEIIRIEGSSLKAPAQNVLFENLRIEHADFRLPAGNCGYVQACVGIPAAIHLSNARHCVFYGCEISHVAQYGLEIGSHCHGNKVVACHFQDLGAGGVKVYHEAGSAAMGVHEPLKKLSRDEKQKQNFSSSSWITDCTIHDGGKIFPSAIGIWIGDAGGNRILHNHIYDMNYTGISTGWVWGYGPTRTQDNRIEYNHVHHINWNEVLSDNGAIYTLGRQPGSTIKSNVVHHVSCYGYGGWGIYPDEGSSELLIEGNLVYRTGHAGFSTHYGKDLWVRNNIFAYARDAHFNPGRTEGHRTSFVERNIIAWDQGEIKGHSGLLETSRYLFRNNLFYKKIPGPVMINGIPLEEWQRTGQFAGSLLVNPLFTAIDADDYSLRGDSPAIKKMGFNPLDISQAGPRYSGKLPTHYSKWAYNKKTVKNPVVSVKLSFRSERPAKIKGFTEIVIEGAFTNTGSLAAKAKLSLSVECERKAQLLGPNQITVRVAPSKTLKKKFTLLLPSLTPKAVFSVYPDNDTFRPTCCFCHPPKAKSLTIKRAPSVDFPEQIAVALADSSFHMIRMAHFEIAKVRFGIFGNALGLCVDVIDLQIEPNHQMPWGSSSIEVNFAPANAQEYQVGIASNASIKQTFIVPSTTKTPAQLYQFANPFPALEMNSRVKLDCQPRENGYRMTGIIPLKEAGLEANCTEFMVEFQINGKVASHLSRLGNTAFGSTIPNGNIEYFAHIKIEG; encoded by the coding sequence ATGAAAACCGTTCAAAACGAGTTCATCCTTCCCGTCACCCAAGACAAAGACCAGACCCTCTCTGCGGCCTTGACCCAGGCGCGCAAACTGCGCAAAAGATTTCCCGCGAAAGATATCCGTATCGAGCTGTGTGGAGGCCGCCATGCCCTTGACCAGACTCTCCTGATCGACTCATCCCTGACTCATGAAAGAGGCCACTTGGTTTTTTCCTCAGCACGTGGGGTACATGCATCCTTGAGTGGCGGAAAAATAATCACCGGCTGGGAGCACGCGGAAGTCAATGGTGTCAAATGCTGGGTCACAAAAATGCCTGAAGTCCAAAAAGGACAGCTCTCCTTTACCCAACTCTGGGTCAATGGAAAACGGCGCGAACGCCCGCGCCTCCCCAAAAAAGGATTCTATCATTTTACCGGGTTCGACGGGCAGAACCCGAAAGCTTTTGATTGGTACAATGGCCCCGACCGTATGGAATTCAAAAAGGGGGATATCGGAGAGTTCCACGACATTTCCTCGATTGACCTAACTATCTACCAGCTCTGGTTCGAGATGCGCCACCGCATCAAATCCCTCGACCCCGGAAAATCCGTGGTTCATTTCGGCGGCAAATCCACTGGGCACTTGCTCGATGAAAAAAATGAATACGCCCGTTATTTTCTTGATAATGTCTTTGAATGCTTGAGCGACCCCGGTGAATGGTACTTAGACCGACCCACCGGAAAACTTTATTATATCCCGCTCGAAGGTGAAACGCCGGAACACACCGAGGTAATCGCCCCTGTGATCGGTGAAATCATCCGGATCGAAGGCTCGTCATTAAAAGCCCCGGCACAAAATGTCCTTTTTGAAAATCTCCGCATCGAGCACGCTGACTTCCGCTTACCCGCAGGGAATTGCGGATATGTGCAAGCTTGTGTGGGCATCCCGGCAGCTATCCACCTCTCCAATGCCCGGCATTGTGTCTTTTACGGCTGTGAAATCAGCCATGTCGCCCAATATGGCTTGGAAATCGGTAGCCACTGCCACGGCAATAAAGTCGTCGCCTGTCATTTTCAGGATCTCGGGGCAGGCGGGGTCAAAGTGTATCATGAAGCAGGCAGTGCTGCCATGGGAGTACATGAACCCCTCAAAAAGCTTTCCCGTGATGAAAAACAAAAACAGAACTTCTCTTCAAGTAGCTGGATCACTGACTGCACAATCCATGATGGTGGTAAAATCTTCCCCAGCGCGATCGGTATTTGGATCGGGGACGCTGGCGGCAACCGCATCCTGCATAATCACATTTATGACATGAATTACACGGGCATCTCGACCGGGTGGGTCTGGGGTTACGGCCCCACACGCACACAGGATAACCGGATCGAATACAACCATGTCCACCACATTAACTGGAATGAAGTCCTCAGTGACAATGGAGCCATCTACACCCTCGGTCGCCAACCGGGCTCTACGATTAAAAGTAATGTCGTCCACCATGTCAGTTGTTATGGTTACGGTGGCTGGGGCATTTACCCGGATGAAGGCAGTAGTGAACTCCTCATCGAAGGCAATCTCGTTTACCGCACCGGTCATGCAGGATTCTCCACCCACTATGGCAAAGACCTCTGGGTAAGGAATAATATTTTTGCCTACGCGCGTGATGCCCACTTTAACCCCGGCCGCACGGAAGGTCACCGCACCTCTTTCGTCGAGAGGAATATCATCGCTTGGGATCAAGGTGAAATCAAAGGACACTCCGGACTCTTGGAAACCTCCCGTTACCTTTTCCGTAATAATTTATTCTACAAAAAAATCCCCGGCCCGGTCATGATCAATGGCATCCCGCTGGAGGAATGGCAGAGAACCGGGCAATTTGCCGGTTCATTACTCGTCAACCCTCTCTTCACTGCTATCGATGCTGATGACTACTCCTTACGAGGGGACTCACCCGCCATCAAAAAAATGGGATTTAACCCTCTGGATATTTCCCAGGCCGGACCCCGTTACAGCGGCAAATTGCCCACGCATTACTCCAAATGGGCCTACAATAAAAAAACCGTCAAAAACCCGGTGGTCTCGGTAAAATTATCATTCCGCTCTGAACGCCCCGCAAAAATAAAAGGTTTTACCGAGATCGTTATTGAAGGGGCATTCACCAATACCGGATCACTGGCGGCAAAAGCGAAACTTTCCCTGTCGGTGGAATGTGAAAGAAAAGCCCAGCTCCTCGGGCCCAACCAGATTACTGTCCGGGTCGCCCCCAGTAAAACACTGAAGAAAAAATTCACACTCCTCCTCCCCTCCCTCACACCAAAAGCCGTTTTCTCGGTTTACCCCGATAACGACACCTTCCGGCCCACGTGCTGTTTCTGCCACCCGCCCAAAGCTAAATCCCTGACCATCAAACGCGCCCCCTCGGTGGATTTCCCCGAGCAAATTGCGGTCGCCCTGGCCGACAGCTCCTTCCACATGATTCGTATGGCCCACTTTGAAATCGCTAAAGTCCGTTTTGGTATCTTCGGTAATGCCTTAGGCCTCTGTGTGGATGTCATCGATCTCCAGATCGAACCCAACCACCAGATGCCTTGGGGCTCCAGCAGCATCGAGGTGAATTTCGCCCCGGCAAATGCTCAAGAATACCAAGTCGGTATCGCATCAAATGCTTCAATCAAACAGACCTTCATTGTTCCATCTACCACCAAAACCCCGGCCCAGCTCTACCAATTTGCCAATCCATTTCCGGCATTGGAGATGAATTCCCGTGTGAAGCTCGACTGCCAACCCCGGGAAAATGGTTACCGCATGACAGGAATCATTCCCCTTAAGGAAGCTGGCCTCGAAGCAAATTGCACGGAGTTCATGGTGGAATTCCAAATCAATGGGAAAGTAGCTTCTCACCTGAGTCGTCTCGGAAACACCGCCTTCGGCTCCACGATCCCCAACGGTAACATCGAATATTTCGCCCACATCAAAATCGAAGGGTAG
- a CDS encoding thiamine pyrophosphate-binding protein has protein sequence MKTTEYILNAIKAEGVTHLFMVPGGLIDPFLEAFDQVPGLIPIVAAHEGGAAYMADGYARAKGHFGVCFCIGGPGLTNTVTALAGALTDESPILLISGIVPTDWDGRGGFQDSSAATFDDIEILRTVTSDELQVDDVRLLKFDLQRLVKRMMSAPRKPVHLVLPKNIQNTTVDFVYEKLPENLYFPRLLDLEATARFAPTIKDSKKIVILAGAGIEKSDASADLIAFAEEYQIPVATTLRAKGVFPEDHPLALGIFGYTGTRHAIETILSDEVETLIVLGSGLNQRDTLFWNKKFRPAKALIQIDNDPMSIGRTYKTELAIVGDCGEFIKTIRSSQEVTSLLSAGSTERTRWIESIRALGPRLYDLDNTQSDASPLHPARVISDLRKVMPRDTVASVDSGAHRAFSAHYWESYAPREYLSATNLGPMGWAIPAGIGAKLARPDKPHVVITGDGCMLMHGMEIQTAARFGVKVIFVVINNSALGNVYLRARKMGPTPAALTTNTTHDWALFAQSLGVTGIRIDQPQDLIPVFEQALAAPGPVLLDIRCGKDYPTPVTPYSESVKEWTDHD, from the coding sequence ATGAAAACGACTGAATATATCCTTAACGCGATCAAGGCCGAAGGTGTCACCCACCTCTTCATGGTGCCCGGCGGATTGATCGACCCTTTTCTCGAAGCTTTTGACCAAGTCCCCGGGCTCATCCCGATTGTCGCTGCCCACGAGGGCGGGGCGGCATACATGGCCGACGGGTATGCCCGTGCCAAAGGCCATTTCGGCGTTTGTTTCTGCATTGGCGGCCCGGGGCTAACAAATACCGTGACCGCACTGGCGGGGGCACTCACCGATGAATCCCCCATACTCCTCATTAGCGGCATCGTTCCCACCGACTGGGATGGGCGCGGGGGATTCCAAGACTCCAGCGCGGCGACCTTCGACGATATCGAGATTCTCCGGACGGTGACATCTGATGAGCTCCAAGTCGATGACGTGCGGCTCCTGAAATTTGACCTCCAGCGGCTGGTCAAACGCATGATGTCTGCCCCGCGCAAACCGGTTCATCTCGTCCTCCCGAAAAATATCCAGAATACCACGGTGGATTTCGTCTATGAGAAACTCCCCGAAAACCTTTATTTTCCCCGCCTGCTCGACCTCGAAGCAACTGCGCGGTTTGCCCCTACGATCAAAGACTCGAAAAAAATCGTGATCTTAGCCGGAGCCGGCATCGAGAAGTCCGATGCTTCCGCAGACCTCATCGCATTCGCCGAGGAATACCAGATCCCCGTGGCCACCACCCTCCGGGCCAAGGGAGTCTTCCCTGAAGACCACCCACTGGCCTTAGGCATTTTTGGTTACACCGGCACACGCCATGCCATTGAGACTATCCTCTCCGATGAGGTGGAGACCTTAATCGTCTTGGGCTCAGGCCTCAACCAGCGCGACACCCTTTTCTGGAATAAAAAATTCCGCCCAGCCAAAGCCCTCATCCAAATCGATAATGATCCCATGTCGATCGGACGCACGTATAAGACTGAACTCGCCATTGTCGGTGACTGTGGTGAATTCATCAAAACAATCCGCTCCAGCCAGGAGGTCACTTCCCTCCTGTCGGCGGGCAGCACCGAACGCACCCGATGGATCGAGTCCATCCGCGCGCTTGGACCCCGTCTTTATGACTTAGACAATACACAAAGTGACGCCTCACCCCTCCACCCCGCACGTGTGATCAGTGACCTGCGCAAGGTCATGCCGCGTGACACCGTGGCCTCGGTCGATTCCGGGGCGCACCGCGCATTTTCCGCACATTACTGGGAGTCCTATGCGCCGCGCGAATACCTCTCCGCCACGAATCTCGGCCCGATGGGCTGGGCTATCCCAGCGGGGATAGGGGCCAAACTCGCCCGGCCCGATAAACCCCATGTGGTCATTACCGGTGACGGATGTATGCTCATGCATGGAATGGAAATCCAGACCGCCGCACGTTTCGGGGTCAAAGTCATTTTTGTCGTCATTAATAATAGTGCCTTGGGCAATGTTTACCTCCGCGCTCGGAAAATGGGACCCACGCCCGCCGCCCTCACGACCAATACCACCCATGACTGGGCGTTATTTGCACAGTCCCTCGGGGTCACCGGCATCCGGATCGATCAACCCCAGGATTTGATTCCCGTTTTCGAACAAGCCCTCGCCGCCCCGGGCCCGGTCCTTCTCGATATCCGTTGCGGTAAAGATTATCCCACCCCCGTGACGCCTTATTCCGAATCCGTCAAGGAATGGACCGACCACGATTAA
- a CDS encoding aldo/keto reductase has translation MEYRNLGRTGVKVSELCLGCMMFGGRTGEEDTAKIIGRAIDAGINFLDTADIYSRGVSEEFVGKALKQNGKRGRIILATKVHGHMWDNDPNAWGNNRRHIVEQCEASLKRLQTDRIDLYQIHRPNSETPLDETLRALDDLIRAGKVLYTGTSTFAAWQLMESLMISKESGLNRFVCEQPPYHLLDRRIERELIPFAQTHGFGLIPWSPIAQGFFTGKYRRGEDYPPDTRFAGGTNGRQYNDKAFDVLDCVEQIAREKNTGPAQIALAWCKDSPAITSPIIGPRTMGQMEDFLKVLDVKLTDDDRKKLDAVSPPGGVIVPYYEADFGPHKFRQA, from the coding sequence ATGGAATACCGCAATCTTGGTCGCACCGGTGTGAAAGTCAGTGAGCTTTGTCTGGGCTGTATGATGTTTGGCGGTCGGACGGGCGAAGAGGATACCGCCAAAATCATCGGCCGGGCTATCGATGCAGGAATTAATTTTCTGGATACGGCAGATATTTATTCTCGGGGTGTCAGCGAGGAATTTGTCGGCAAAGCCCTGAAACAAAATGGAAAACGTGGCCGGATCATTCTCGCCACAAAAGTCCATGGGCACATGTGGGACAATGACCCGAATGCCTGGGGCAATAACCGCCGTCACATCGTCGAACAATGTGAGGCATCCTTGAAGCGGCTCCAGACCGACCGCATCGATCTCTACCAGATTCATCGTCCAAATTCCGAAACCCCGCTGGATGAGACATTACGCGCCCTCGACGATTTGATCCGGGCCGGGAAAGTGCTTTATACCGGCACCAGCACCTTTGCCGCTTGGCAGCTCATGGAGTCTCTGATGATTTCTAAGGAATCGGGGTTAAACCGTTTTGTCTGTGAGCAACCGCCCTACCATTTGCTCGACCGCCGTATCGAGCGGGAATTGATTCCTTTTGCGCAGACCCACGGGTTTGGCCTGATTCCCTGGTCCCCGATTGCTCAAGGTTTTTTTACGGGCAAATACCGGCGCGGTGAAGATTATCCCCCGGATACCCGCTTTGCCGGCGGCACCAATGGACGTCAGTATAATGACAAAGCCTTTGATGTGCTTGATTGTGTCGAGCAGATTGCCCGCGAGAAAAATACGGGACCCGCGCAAATTGCGCTGGCTTGGTGCAAGGACTCCCCCGCCATCACCAGCCCGATCATCGGCCCACGCACCATGGGACAAATGGAGGACTTCCTCAAAGTCCTCGATGTGAAACTCACCGACGACGACCGTAAAAAGCTCGATGCAGTCTCCCCTCCCGGCGGCGTCATCGTCCCTTACTACGAAGCCGATTTCGGCCCCCATAAATTCCGGCAAGCATAA
- a CDS encoding pseudouridine synthase — protein MPKILFEDNDFLAVQKPAGIPSHKVADLAPEGFYEFLCRRLHLEHLGLHQRLDKETSGVMLFAKSPLANKSLAEQFASSRIKKTYFFLSPQKAPQNAWTCRDAITGKPATTEFEFIEKHGAYFLYEARPQTGRTHQIRIHAKSSDCPILGDSQYGIKMPGDSPASGRMYLHAGKLEFFHPLTGQTTSIEAALPEAFDKPSVSRVARDFVECLFDGTETNAYRLAPYSKGQPSKYFIDIYKQFALVSTESEDAGQSGVLDELVEQGIISCYHKQLDKKVRGQANGPTHLAGDLMNDDFYIRENGLRFLISFKEGYSAGLFLDQRENRFDLKYWCQQNPGVEVLNVFSYSCAFSVAAAAAGARTTSLDLSTKYLDWGKKNFSANKIPVEGHDFIFGDAFDWMRRFSKKGRKFDCVILDPPTFSTNKDGKVFRADKNYGELVALAIKLLKRPGLLFCSTNMGTLKPFDFERIIKMEIQKAGRKIRKQHFQAEPFDFLLPGSPSFYLKTFWFWLE, from the coding sequence ATGCCGAAGATACTTTTTGAAGATAACGATTTTTTAGCCGTGCAAAAGCCTGCAGGGATACCCAGCCACAAGGTCGCAGACCTTGCACCGGAAGGGTTTTACGAGTTTTTATGCCGCCGGTTACATCTAGAGCATCTTGGTTTACACCAGAGGCTCGATAAGGAGACCAGCGGGGTCATGCTTTTTGCAAAGTCACCCCTGGCTAATAAATCCCTCGCGGAGCAATTTGCCTCCAGTCGGATCAAAAAAACCTACTTTTTTCTCTCGCCTCAAAAAGCCCCTCAAAATGCCTGGACCTGCCGTGACGCGATCACGGGTAAACCCGCCACTACGGAGTTTGAATTTATTGAAAAACACGGCGCCTATTTTCTGTATGAGGCCAGACCACAGACCGGACGCACCCACCAGATACGCATTCATGCCAAATCCAGTGATTGCCCGATCCTGGGGGATTCCCAATACGGGATAAAAATGCCCGGGGATAGCCCGGCATCCGGGCGCATGTATCTCCATGCCGGTAAATTAGAATTCTTCCATCCGCTCACGGGCCAAACCACCTCTATCGAAGCGGCACTGCCGGAGGCCTTTGATAAGCCCTCCGTTTCCCGGGTAGCCCGGGATTTTGTGGAATGCCTCTTTGATGGTACGGAGACAAATGCCTACCGCCTCGCCCCCTATTCCAAGGGACAACCGTCCAAATATTTCATCGATATTTATAAACAATTTGCCCTTGTCTCCACGGAATCAGAGGATGCCGGGCAATCCGGGGTATTAGATGAGCTCGTAGAGCAGGGGATCATCTCATGTTATCATAAGCAGCTCGATAAAAAGGTGCGTGGACAGGCTAATGGCCCCACCCATCTCGCCGGGGACCTGATGAATGATGACTTTTATATCCGGGAGAATGGCCTCCGTTTTCTGATCAGTTTTAAAGAGGGTTATTCCGCCGGGTTATTCCTCGACCAGCGGGAGAACCGTTTTGACCTGAAGTATTGGTGCCAGCAAAACCCCGGGGTCGAAGTCTTGAATGTATTTTCTTACTCGTGCGCATTCAGCGTGGCTGCCGCCGCCGCAGGAGCGCGCACGACGAGTCTGGACCTTTCGACGAAATATCTGGATTGGGGGAAGAAGAATTTTTCCGCCAATAAAATCCCGGTTGAAGGCCACGACTTTATTTTCGGCGATGCTTTTGACTGGATGAGGCGCTTCAGCAAAAAAGGCCGAAAATTCGATTGCGTCATCCTCGACCCGCCTACCTTTTCGACGAATAAGGACGGGAAAGTATTCCGGGCGGATAAAAACTACGGTGAACTCGTCGCTCTCGCGATCAAATTACTCAAACGTCCCGGCCTCCTATTTTGTTCGACGAATATGGGCACACTCAAACCCTTTGATTTCGAGCGCATCATTAAAATGGAAATCCAGAAGGCCGGACGCAAAATCCGTAAACAACATTTCCAAGCCGAACCCTTCGATTTCCTCCTGCCCGGTTCACCGTCCTTTTATCTGAAAACCTTCTGGTTCTGGCTGGAGTAG
- the rho gene encoding transcription termination factor Rho has translation MPRQVRPAAGSRPTRARKPKKIAVPKDDVKNVEITEKAEVVPPVSSNPAAEMGARLAAYMKEGLTVEEAVVKAMQTPAPTPVIPPVETKAPAPAPTAPVTPPPVSTTPPPETPVATTPATEVNKAPEPKAATSAAILQPIAPRPKPTPIPARPPVIIEGLLEISDKGYGFLRDPKNNYLPQRTDVFVLPDIIRINNLREGLMLKGEMGQSNRGPQLRTLMEVNGDAVDKYRDLIPFDQLTTINPNKRFVMETKPEILTTRVIDLVAPIGKGQRGLIVAPPRTGKTTLLQHIANAVTVNHPEAYLMVLLVDERPEEATDVRRNVKGDVIASTNDMNIQSHTHISKMAIDKAKRLAESGRDVFLLLDSLTRLGRAFNNNMGNSGRTLSGGMDARGMEIPRKIFAAARNTEEAGSLTIIASALIDTGSRMDELIFQEFKGTGNMELVLDRKLADSRIFPAVDINKSGTRREELLVPPHELEKMNKVRRGLAGQQPDQAMERLLSFLQKYPSNSEFLRQIP, from the coding sequence ATGCCAAGACAAGTAAGGCCAGCAGCGGGCTCACGCCCCACTCGTGCACGTAAACCCAAGAAGATAGCCGTTCCCAAAGATGACGTCAAAAATGTGGAAATTACAGAAAAGGCAGAAGTCGTGCCACCTGTATCTTCTAATCCTGCCGCAGAGATGGGCGCCCGGCTAGCCGCCTATATGAAAGAAGGCCTGACTGTCGAAGAGGCCGTGGTCAAGGCGATGCAGACACCCGCTCCCACACCGGTAATCCCTCCTGTGGAAACAAAAGCTCCTGCCCCTGCTCCCACAGCTCCCGTCACCCCTCCACCCGTATCAACGACACCACCCCCTGAGACTCCTGTGGCGACAACACCTGCTACAGAGGTCAACAAAGCCCCAGAGCCTAAAGCCGCGACTTCCGCAGCGATCCTGCAACCCATTGCCCCAAGGCCTAAACCCACACCGATTCCTGCGCGTCCCCCGGTAATTATCGAGGGTCTTTTGGAAATTTCCGACAAGGGTTACGGCTTCTTGCGTGACCCGAAAAATAATTATCTCCCCCAGAGGACTGATGTTTTTGTGTTACCCGACATTATCCGGATCAATAATCTCCGTGAAGGATTAATGCTCAAGGGTGAAATGGGCCAAAGCAATCGGGGACCACAACTCCGCACCCTCATGGAAGTCAATGGTGATGCTGTCGATAAATACCGGGACTTGATTCCCTTTGACCAGCTCACGACTATTAACCCGAATAAACGGTTTGTCATGGAGACAAAGCCTGAGATCTTGACGACCCGGGTCATCGATCTGGTCGCTCCGATCGGCAAAGGCCAGAGGGGTCTCATAGTCGCTCCCCCGCGCACCGGGAAAACCACTCTCCTCCAACACATCGCCAATGCCGTCACCGTGAATCATCCTGAGGCTTATCTCATGGTCTTACTCGTCGATGAACGCCCCGAGGAAGCCACCGATGTGCGTCGCAATGTCAAAGGGGATGTCATCGCCTCGACCAATGACATGAATATCCAGAGCCATACCCATATTTCCAAAATGGCCATCGATAAAGCCAAACGCCTCGCCGAATCCGGCCGTGATGTCTTCTTGCTTTTGGACTCCCTGACCCGTCTCGGAAGAGCCTTTAATAATAACATGGGTAACTCAGGCCGGACTTTGTCCGGGGGTATGGATGCCCGGGGCATGGAGATCCCCCGCAAAATTTTTGCCGCTGCACGTAATACGGAAGAAGCCGGCTCCCTCACGATCATCGCCTCCGCCCTGATCGATACCGGGTCCCGGATGGACGAGCTGATCTTTCAGGAATTCAAAGGCACAGGTAATATGGAGCTTGTCCTCGACCGCAAACTCGCTGACTCCCGTATTTTCCCCGCAGTGGACATTAATAAAAGCGGTACCCGCCGCGAAGAGCTACTGGTGCCCCCGCATGAGCTCGAGAAAATGAATAAAGTCAGGCGCGGACTAGCCGGTCAACAACCCGACCAAGCCATGGAAAGACTCCTGTCATTCCTCCAGAAATATCCTAGCAATAGCGAATTCCTCCGCCAGATTCCTTGA
- a CDS encoding lysophospholipid acyltransferase family protein, whose translation MKHLLENWFYFFCLYVTFVYFKVCHRARFLSKDKVPLEGGLVICMNHASFFDPPLAAAGIRPRTTWFLARKTLWKNPFFGKLITALNSIPVDQDRPDMSSLKNMIKKLKQEQAILLFPEGQRTLDGAFCAAQPGVGLIVAKSKKPILPVRVFGSYEAWPRNGKIKLFTPITVVVGDSFSLNDMIDSWQGNERALYQAISEKIIEQIALIKIPA comes from the coding sequence ATGAAACACCTCTTGGAAAACTGGTTTTACTTTTTTTGTCTCTACGTGACATTTGTCTATTTCAAGGTGTGTCATCGTGCCCGTTTTTTGTCCAAGGACAAGGTTCCCCTCGAAGGAGGTCTTGTCATTTGCATGAACCACGCCAGTTTCTTTGACCCGCCTTTGGCCGCTGCGGGAATCCGACCGAGGACCACTTGGTTTCTAGCCCGGAAAACACTCTGGAAGAACCCATTCTTTGGCAAGCTCATCACCGCGTTGAATTCGATTCCGGTGGACCAGGACCGTCCCGACATGAGTAGCCTGAAAAACATGATTAAAAAACTCAAGCAGGAACAGGCTATCCTGCTATTCCCCGAGGGGCAAAGGACGTTGGACGGGGCTTTCTGTGCCGCCCAACCGGGAGTCGGTTTAATCGTCGCCAAATCAAAAAAACCCATTTTGCCGGTCCGAGTTTTCGGTAGTTACGAGGCTTGGCCGAGGAATGGTAAAATCAAACTTTTTACTCCTATCACCGTGGTAGTCGGCGATTCATTCAGCTTGAATGACATGATCGACTCATGGCAGGGTAATGAACGGGCCCTCTACCAAGCCATCTCCGAGAAGATTATAGAGCAAATTGCATTGATCAAAATCCCCGCTTAA